In Zhaonella formicivorans, one DNA window encodes the following:
- a CDS encoding peptidoglycan DD-metalloendopeptidase family protein, whose translation MNFSWRKPRVFYTLILCASLLAGFGPPAEAVGLEVFDLWQIRVPYGQNLEQAVKPQPSIQLYHVKKGDTLWSIARLYNVDLKAIMTANNLRRPEQLQAGSDIIIPRGPAFTPATASPEIKLASRGFFSLDWPLFGTITSGFGWRKKEFHHGLDIAAKKGTSIKAIDAGRVIFSGWKNSVYGYTVIIDHGGDIKAVYAHNSKNLVKTGEWVKAGQTIGLVGSTGRTTGPHLHLEIHLKDQPVNPKRYLTKR comes from the coding sequence ATGAATTTTTCGTGGCGCAAGCCAAGAGTTTTCTATACCTTAATTCTCTGTGCCAGTCTCTTGGCCGGTTTTGGTCCGCCGGCGGAAGCTGTAGGGCTGGAGGTGTTTGATTTATGGCAGATCCGGGTACCCTATGGCCAAAACCTGGAGCAGGCGGTAAAACCCCAACCCTCTATTCAATTGTATCATGTTAAAAAGGGGGATACCCTGTGGAGTATTGCCCGGCTGTATAATGTTGACCTTAAAGCCATCATGACAGCCAACAACTTGAGAAGGCCCGAGCAGCTGCAAGCCGGAAGCGACATCATTATTCCCCGAGGTCCTGCATTTACGCCTGCCACTGCTTCACCTGAAATTAAGCTGGCTTCCCGTGGATTCTTTTCCCTGGACTGGCCTCTCTTTGGGACCATAACTTCCGGCTTTGGTTGGCGAAAAAAAGAATTTCACCATGGCCTGGATATTGCGGCTAAAAAAGGCACTTCTATTAAGGCCATCGATGCCGGCCGGGTTATATTTTCCGGTTGGAAAAACTCTGTTTACGGCTACACGGTAATTATCGACCATGGCGGGGATATAAAAGCAGTATACGCCCATAACTCCAAAAACCTGGTCAAAACGGGAGAATGGGTTAAAGCAGGCCAGACCATTGGCTTAGTGGGGAGTACCGGCAGGACAACCGGGCCCCACCTGCACTTGGAAATACATCTCAAGGATCAACCCGTTAACCCTAAACGCTACTTAACAAAACGCTAA
- the rho gene encoding transcription termination factor Rho: protein MNEAELESKTLAELYQMARELGMTGYSKLRKKELIFEILKVKSKTEQEDHLYAEGVLEILPDGYGFLRPFKYLPSEDDIYISPSQIRRFDLRTGDRVGGQVRPPKEMERYFALLRVEQVNGQDPELSPCRLHFDGLTPIYPQTRLTLETEARDISSRIIDLICPLGKGQRGLIVAPPKAGKTVLMVKIANAISENFPEVELIILLIDERPEEVTDIERSVKAEVVSSTFDEPPENHVKVADMVLERAKRLVEHKKDVVILMDSITRLARAHNLVVPPSGRTLSGGVDPAALHKPKRFFGAARNIEEGGSLTILATALIETGSRMDDVIFEEFKGTGNMELILDRKLAERRIFPAIDVKRSGTRREELLLSKEELELMWNFRKVTNSLGSVEVTEMLIDALKKTKTNKDLLRALPQLFPG from the coding sequence GAACGAAGCAGAACTGGAAAGTAAAACGCTGGCGGAATTGTACCAGATGGCCCGTGAGTTGGGCATGACCGGTTATTCCAAGCTGCGTAAAAAAGAACTGATTTTTGAAATTTTAAAGGTTAAATCTAAAACTGAGCAAGAGGATCATTTGTACGCTGAAGGAGTTCTGGAAATCCTGCCCGACGGCTATGGGTTCTTACGGCCCTTTAAATACCTTCCCAGCGAGGACGATATTTATATTTCGCCGTCTCAAATCCGGCGTTTCGACCTCCGCACCGGTGACAGAGTAGGAGGGCAGGTTAGGCCACCCAAGGAAATGGAACGCTATTTTGCTTTGCTTAGGGTAGAGCAAGTCAATGGCCAGGATCCGGAACTTTCACCGTGCCGCCTGCATTTCGACGGATTAACCCCTATTTACCCCCAGACCAGGCTCACCTTGGAAACCGAAGCCCGGGATATTTCCTCAAGAATAATAGACCTGATTTGCCCCTTGGGCAAAGGACAAAGGGGTCTCATTGTAGCCCCACCCAAAGCAGGTAAAACTGTGCTGATGGTGAAAATAGCAAATGCCATTTCAGAAAATTTCCCGGAAGTGGAATTGATCATTCTGCTCATCGATGAGCGCCCTGAAGAGGTAACAGATATTGAGCGTTCGGTTAAAGCGGAAGTGGTGAGTTCGACCTTTGACGAGCCTCCGGAAAACCATGTCAAGGTGGCTGATATGGTTTTGGAAAGGGCAAAGCGACTGGTGGAACATAAAAAAGATGTGGTAATCTTAATGGACAGCATTACCAGGCTGGCCAGGGCCCATAACCTGGTGGTGCCTCCCAGCGGCAGGACTCTGTCCGGCGGCGTTGATCCTGCTGCCTTACATAAGCCCAAAAGATTTTTCGGTGCGGCCAGAAACATAGAAGAAGGCGGCAGCCTTACCATCCTGGCTACAGCTTTGATCGAAACGGGCAGCAGGATGGACGACGTCATCTTTGAGGAGTTTAAAGGTACCGGCAACATGGAACTGATCTTGGACCGCAAGCTGGCCGAACGGCGGATTTTCCCTGCCATAGATGTCAAGCGCTCGGGTACCCGCAGAGAGGAATTGCTTTTATCGAAAGAGGAATTGGAGCTGATGTGGAATTTCCGCAAAGTCACCAATTCCCTGGGCAGCGTGGAAGTGACTGAGATGCTCATCGATGCTTTGAAGAAGACGAAAACCAATAAGGATTTGTTGCGGGCATTGCCCCAGCTTTTTCCTGGATAA